A single region of the Malus sylvestris chromosome 8, drMalSylv7.2, whole genome shotgun sequence genome encodes:
- the LOC126633079 gene encoding transcription factor SPATULA-like isoform X3, whose protein sequence is MADLYGSAPDSEEISNIISELLHGHGSSASSASSSMPFKPTYMHLLHSSVPLPLQAATQSEFLIPEARHEDHGRFAQLVDRSGTDQRVVGGNSNSAGVLESSSGFYFSDSGGYFTAEVKEGMGPDGRRISSENDLGDFSCDSEKGLEEAPDVQLNSAPPRSSSKRSRAADVHNMSEKRRRSRINEKMKALLNLIPNSNKTDKASMLDEAIEYLKQLQLQVQMLTMRNGLSLHPMCLPGAMQPMQLPHMGLSFEEGSNKFPKSSKGINPFYGSGENSMQSAFNLSAGYMISNPPMVIPSVANVPTSEPTFGFEPSVQAHYRLFSVPSSSK, encoded by the exons ATGGCGGATCTGTACGGATCAGCGCCGGACTCGGAAGAAATCTCGAACATTATCAGCGAGCTCCTCCACGGTCACGGCTCCTCCGCTTCCTCAGCCTCTTCTAGCATGCCCTTTAAGCCCACTTACATGCACCTGCTGCATTCGTCAGTGCCGCTGCCACTCCAGGCGGCGACGCAGTCCGAGTTCTTGATTCCGGAGGCCAGGCATGAGGATCATGGCCGGTTTGCTCAATTGGTGGACCGGTCTGGCACGGACCAGCGAGTAGTGGGAGGAAATTCGAACTCTGCTGGTGTGTTGGAGTCGTCGTCCGGGTTCTACTTCTCCGATTCCGGTGGCTActtcacggcggaggtgaaagaAGGTATGGGGCCTGATGGGAGGAGGATTTCGTCTGAGAATGATCTCGGCGACTTTAGCTGTGACAGTGAG AAGGGTCTGGAGGAGGCGCCGGACGTGCAATTGAACTCAGCGCCTCCGCGGAGTTCATCGAAGAGGAGCAGAGCTGCCGATGTCCATAATATGTCGGAAAAG AGGAGGAGGAGTAGGATTAACGAAAAGATGAAAGCTTTGCTGAACCTGATTCCGAATTCTAACAAG ACGGATAAGGCTTCGATGCTGGATGAAGCAATCGAGTATTTGAAGCAGCTCCAGCTTCAAGTACAG ATGTTAACGATGAGAAATGGATTGAGTTTGCATCCAATGTGCTTACCAGGAGCCATGCAGCCTATGCAGTTGCCTCATATGGGATTAAGCTTTGAAGAAGGAAGTAATAAATTCCCAAAATCCAGCAAAGGAATAAACCCTTTTTACGGAAGTGGAGAGAACTCAATGCAATCTGCTTTCAATTTATCCGCTGGATACATGATCTCAAATCCACCAATGGTCATACCCTCAGTTGCAAATGTCCCGACTTCAGAACCCACATTTGGTTTTGAACCATCGGTTCAAGCTCACTACAGACTCTTCAGTGTCCCCTCATCCTCTAAG TGA
- the LOC126633076 gene encoding probable E3 ubiquitin-protein ligase RHG1A isoform X1 produces the protein MQGQRGTIGSLPEFLDFDHGSASNDAALDQQICWNSTRNPRNPAERILDYVQSPGDMNVGFVNSMGQERQHLSRWCLGEPSSSNSQSEASTDERKPDLGWSSSVDPCVEAASRIEERHYESTNNLSLDNNVNTFFTQSSSSDAIPQNLNLNAGFAGHGGDNSQVMECPNTFKYNVSENEQIRPPSSSNSFMLPSGSAGFLMGENDGRSGSSLEGRRVSCKRKAMEGNIGQSSLSGSCSYFQHTDSGGRTSVPAHYNAVSSLSISTPSEPGNSRLGVVGGALTSDSLPDSNVGRSSESTHRNFRVRINPSNQQNSIHSNRFLTGRAARHSSISSSNHSPSLLPVDHNMDLRPAPALDNMSSQNQPVVIHVPALPQNVQSLRWSGGSSSRTGSLSNSVVYGDRDAPQPPPREEGSSRSMARHILDHPIFVPATELRNSARHPAGASNRNLPGGNASIPGNVASASRTGTSSGVNPAAAPTWVPPHNSHPQFPRRLSEYVRRSLFSGSGSEPGSQGTNYLPLHSGPASSPEVESSSGTGNQSHHRSHPRSASWMERHGDGGLGLPYSLRTLAAAGGEGSSRLVSEQICNVLGLMRRGESLRFEDVMILDQSVLFGVADIHDRHRDMRLDVDNMSYEELLALEERIGNVNTGLSEETISKRLKHKKYIAVGSSADTEPCCVCQEEYNGGEDLGTLECGHDFHSECIKQWLMHKNLCPICKTTALAT, from the exons ATGCAAGGGCAGAGGGGTACTATTGGTTCCTTGCCTGAATTCCTAGATTTTGACCATGGAAGTGCATCAAACGATGCTGCTCTAGATCAGCAAATTTGCTGGAATAGCACACGGAATCCACGGAATCCTGCAGAAAGGATTCTGGACTATGTACAATCACCCGGTGATATGAATGTTGGGTTTGTGAATTCTATGGGACAGGAGCGACAACACTTGAGTAGATGGTGCCTAGGTGAACCTAGTTCTAGCAACTCACAGAGTGAGGCAAGTACTGATGAGCGGAAACCAGATCTTGGATGGTCATCTTCAGTGGATCCTTGTGTAGAAGCTGCTTCAAGAATAGAGGAGCGACACTATGAATCAACTAATAACCTTTCACTGGACAACAATGTGAATACTTTTTTTACACAAAGTTCCAGTTCTGATGCAATCCCACAGAATCTGAACTTGAATGCAGGTTTTGCGGGCCATGGTGGTGATAATAGTCAAGTAATGGAATGTCCTAACACATTCAAGTATAATGTTTCTGAAAATGAGCAAATTCGCCCTCCTAGCAGTTCTAATTCCTTTATGCTTCCTTCTGGAAGTGCTGGATTTTTAATGGGAGAGAATGATGGCAGATCGGGTAGTTCATTGGAGGGTCGTCGTGTATCTTGTAAAAGAAAGGCCATGGAGGGAAATATAGGGCAGTCTTCTCTAAGTGGAAGTTGCAGTTACTTTCAGCATACAGACAGTGGTGGAAGGACTTCTGTTCCTGCTCACTATAATGCAGTCAGCAGCCTTAGCATATCTACTCCATCAGAACCGGGGAATTCAAGACTTGGAGTAGTTGGGGGAGCACTTACTTCCGACAGCCTTCCTGATTCAAATGTTGGAAGAAGCTCAGAAAGCACTCATAGGAACTTCCGTGTGAGGATAAACCCTTCAAATCAGCAAAATTCTATACACTCTAATAGGTTCTTGACAGGGAGGGCTGCTAGGCATTCTAGTATTTCCTCTTCGAATCATTCACCAAGTCTTCTTCCAGTTGATCATAATATGGACCTGAGACCAGCACCAGCACTAGATAATATGAGTTCACAGAACCAGCCAGTTGTCATCCATGTTCCTGCTTTGCCGCAAAATGTGCAATCGTTGAGATGGAGTGGAGGGTCTAGCTCAAGAACTGGCAGCTTATCAAATTCTGTGGTTTATGGAGACAGAGATGCTCCACAGCCTCCACCACGTGAGGAAGGGAGCTCAAGAAGCATGGCGAGACACATTTTGGATCATCCTATTTTCGTACCAGCAACTGAATTGAGAAATTCAGCTCGGCATCCTGCAGGTGCATCTAACAGAAATTTGCCTGGTGGAAATGCAAGTATTCCTGGTAATGTTGCTTCAGCATCCCGGACTGGCACAAGTTCAGGTGTTAATCCAGCAGCTGCACCTACGTGGGTTCCTCCTCACAATTCTCATCCGCAATTTCCTCGAAGATTATCTGAATATGTTCGCCGATCATTATTTTCTGGTTCTGGTAGTGAGCCTGGGAGTCAGGGCACTAATTATTTGCCTCTGCATTCGGGTCCTGCATCATCACCAGAGGTTGAGAGTTCATCTGGTACTGGTAACCAAAGTCATCATCGGTCTCACCCAAGGTCAGCATCTTGGATGGAGAGACATGGCGATGGTGGACTTGGACTTCCATATTCATTACGGACTTTGGCTGCTGCAGGCGGTGAAGGAAGTAGCAGGCTGGTATCTGAG CAGATTTGCAATGTCCTGGGTCTCATGCGAAGGGGTGAGAGCTTGCGATTTGAG GATGTTATGATTCTTGATCAGTCAGTCCTTTTTGGGGTGGCAGATATTCACGACCGACATAGAGACATGCGACTTGATGTTGATAACATGTCTTATGAG GAATTATTGGCTCTGGAAGAGCGTATCGGAAACGTGAACACTGGATTAAGTGAAGAAACCATATCAAAGCGCTTGAAACATAAGAAGTATATTGCAGTAGGATCTTCGGCAGATACAGAGCCATGCTGTGTATGCCAG GAGGAATACAATGGTGGAGAAGATCTTGGAACGCTCGAATGCGGACATGATTTCCACAGCGAGTGCATAAAACAATGGCTGATGCACAAGAATTTGTGCCCCATCTGTAAAACTACAGCCCTGGCAACATGA
- the LOC126633076 gene encoding probable E3 ubiquitin-protein ligase RHG1A isoform X2 gives MQGQRGTIGSLPEFLDFDHGSASNDAALDQQICWNSTRNPRNPAERILDYVQSPGDMNVGFVNSMGQERQHLSRWCLGEPSSSNSQSEASTDERKPDLGWSSSVDPCVEAASRIEERHYESTNNLSLDNNVNTFFTQSSSSDAIPQNLNLNAGFAGHGGDNSQVMECPNTFKYNVSENEQIRPPSSSNSFMLPSGSAGFLMGENDGRSGSSLEGRRVSCKRKAMEGNIGQSSLSGSCSYFQHTDSGGRTSVPAHYNAVSSLSISTPSEPGNSRLGVVGGALTSDSLPDSNVGRSSESTHRNFRVRINPSNQQNSIHSNRFLTGRAARHSSISSSNHSPSLLPVDHNMDLRPAPALDNMSSQNQPVVIHVPALPQNVQSLRWSGGSSSRTGSLSNSVVYGDRDAPQPPPREEGSSRSMARHILDHPIFVPATELRNSARHPAGASNRNLPGGNASIPGNVASASRTGTSSGVNPAAAPTWVPPHNSHPQFPRRLSEYVRRSLFSGSGSEPGSQGTNYLPLHSGPASSPEVESSSGTGNQSHHRSHPRSASWMERHGDGGLGLPYSLRTLAAAGGEGSSRLVSEICNVLGLMRRGESLRFEDVMILDQSVLFGVADIHDRHRDMRLDVDNMSYEELLALEERIGNVNTGLSEETISKRLKHKKYIAVGSSADTEPCCVCQEEYNGGEDLGTLECGHDFHSECIKQWLMHKNLCPICKTTALAT, from the exons ATGCAAGGGCAGAGGGGTACTATTGGTTCCTTGCCTGAATTCCTAGATTTTGACCATGGAAGTGCATCAAACGATGCTGCTCTAGATCAGCAAATTTGCTGGAATAGCACACGGAATCCACGGAATCCTGCAGAAAGGATTCTGGACTATGTACAATCACCCGGTGATATGAATGTTGGGTTTGTGAATTCTATGGGACAGGAGCGACAACACTTGAGTAGATGGTGCCTAGGTGAACCTAGTTCTAGCAACTCACAGAGTGAGGCAAGTACTGATGAGCGGAAACCAGATCTTGGATGGTCATCTTCAGTGGATCCTTGTGTAGAAGCTGCTTCAAGAATAGAGGAGCGACACTATGAATCAACTAATAACCTTTCACTGGACAACAATGTGAATACTTTTTTTACACAAAGTTCCAGTTCTGATGCAATCCCACAGAATCTGAACTTGAATGCAGGTTTTGCGGGCCATGGTGGTGATAATAGTCAAGTAATGGAATGTCCTAACACATTCAAGTATAATGTTTCTGAAAATGAGCAAATTCGCCCTCCTAGCAGTTCTAATTCCTTTATGCTTCCTTCTGGAAGTGCTGGATTTTTAATGGGAGAGAATGATGGCAGATCGGGTAGTTCATTGGAGGGTCGTCGTGTATCTTGTAAAAGAAAGGCCATGGAGGGAAATATAGGGCAGTCTTCTCTAAGTGGAAGTTGCAGTTACTTTCAGCATACAGACAGTGGTGGAAGGACTTCTGTTCCTGCTCACTATAATGCAGTCAGCAGCCTTAGCATATCTACTCCATCAGAACCGGGGAATTCAAGACTTGGAGTAGTTGGGGGAGCACTTACTTCCGACAGCCTTCCTGATTCAAATGTTGGAAGAAGCTCAGAAAGCACTCATAGGAACTTCCGTGTGAGGATAAACCCTTCAAATCAGCAAAATTCTATACACTCTAATAGGTTCTTGACAGGGAGGGCTGCTAGGCATTCTAGTATTTCCTCTTCGAATCATTCACCAAGTCTTCTTCCAGTTGATCATAATATGGACCTGAGACCAGCACCAGCACTAGATAATATGAGTTCACAGAACCAGCCAGTTGTCATCCATGTTCCTGCTTTGCCGCAAAATGTGCAATCGTTGAGATGGAGTGGAGGGTCTAGCTCAAGAACTGGCAGCTTATCAAATTCTGTGGTTTATGGAGACAGAGATGCTCCACAGCCTCCACCACGTGAGGAAGGGAGCTCAAGAAGCATGGCGAGACACATTTTGGATCATCCTATTTTCGTACCAGCAACTGAATTGAGAAATTCAGCTCGGCATCCTGCAGGTGCATCTAACAGAAATTTGCCTGGTGGAAATGCAAGTATTCCTGGTAATGTTGCTTCAGCATCCCGGACTGGCACAAGTTCAGGTGTTAATCCAGCAGCTGCACCTACGTGGGTTCCTCCTCACAATTCTCATCCGCAATTTCCTCGAAGATTATCTGAATATGTTCGCCGATCATTATTTTCTGGTTCTGGTAGTGAGCCTGGGAGTCAGGGCACTAATTATTTGCCTCTGCATTCGGGTCCTGCATCATCACCAGAGGTTGAGAGTTCATCTGGTACTGGTAACCAAAGTCATCATCGGTCTCACCCAAGGTCAGCATCTTGGATGGAGAGACATGGCGATGGTGGACTTGGACTTCCATATTCATTACGGACTTTGGCTGCTGCAGGCGGTGAAGGAAGTAGCAGGCTGGTATCTGAG ATTTGCAATGTCCTGGGTCTCATGCGAAGGGGTGAGAGCTTGCGATTTGAG GATGTTATGATTCTTGATCAGTCAGTCCTTTTTGGGGTGGCAGATATTCACGACCGACATAGAGACATGCGACTTGATGTTGATAACATGTCTTATGAG GAATTATTGGCTCTGGAAGAGCGTATCGGAAACGTGAACACTGGATTAAGTGAAGAAACCATATCAAAGCGCTTGAAACATAAGAAGTATATTGCAGTAGGATCTTCGGCAGATACAGAGCCATGCTGTGTATGCCAG GAGGAATACAATGGTGGAGAAGATCTTGGAACGCTCGAATGCGGACATGATTTCCACAGCGAGTGCATAAAACAATGGCTGATGCACAAGAATTTGTGCCCCATCTGTAAAACTACAGCCCTGGCAACATGA
- the LOC126633079 gene encoding transcription factor SPATULA-like isoform X2 has product MADLYGSAPDSEEISNIISELLHGHGSSASSASSSMPFKPTYMHLLHSSVPLPLQAATQSEFLIPEARHEDHGRFAQLVDRSGTDQRVVGGNSNSAGVLESSSGFYFSDSGGYFTAEVKEGMGPDGRRISSENDLGDFSCDSEGLEEAPDVQLNSAPPRSSSKRSRAADVHNMSEKRRRSRINEKMKALLNLIPNSNKTDKASMLDEAIEYLKQLQLQVQMLTMRNGLSLHPMCLPGAMQPMQLPHMGLSFEEGSNKFPKSSKGINPFYGSGENSMQSAFNLSAGYMISNPPMVIPSVANVPTSEPTFGFEPSVQAHYRLFSVPSSSKELFSDGEPQSKVDTIRTGKNSSSDVDV; this is encoded by the exons ATGGCGGATCTGTACGGATCAGCGCCGGACTCGGAAGAAATCTCGAACATTATCAGCGAGCTCCTCCACGGTCACGGCTCCTCCGCTTCCTCAGCCTCTTCTAGCATGCCCTTTAAGCCCACTTACATGCACCTGCTGCATTCGTCAGTGCCGCTGCCACTCCAGGCGGCGACGCAGTCCGAGTTCTTGATTCCGGAGGCCAGGCATGAGGATCATGGCCGGTTTGCTCAATTGGTGGACCGGTCTGGCACGGACCAGCGAGTAGTGGGAGGAAATTCGAACTCTGCTGGTGTGTTGGAGTCGTCGTCCGGGTTCTACTTCTCCGATTCCGGTGGCTActtcacggcggaggtgaaagaAGGTATGGGGCCTGATGGGAGGAGGATTTCGTCTGAGAATGATCTCGGCGACTTTAGCTGTGACAGTGAG GGTCTGGAGGAGGCGCCGGACGTGCAATTGAACTCAGCGCCTCCGCGGAGTTCATCGAAGAGGAGCAGAGCTGCCGATGTCCATAATATGTCGGAAAAG AGGAGGAGGAGTAGGATTAACGAAAAGATGAAAGCTTTGCTGAACCTGATTCCGAATTCTAACAAG ACGGATAAGGCTTCGATGCTGGATGAAGCAATCGAGTATTTGAAGCAGCTCCAGCTTCAAGTACAG ATGTTAACGATGAGAAATGGATTGAGTTTGCATCCAATGTGCTTACCAGGAGCCATGCAGCCTATGCAGTTGCCTCATATGGGATTAAGCTTTGAAGAAGGAAGTAATAAATTCCCAAAATCCAGCAAAGGAATAAACCCTTTTTACGGAAGTGGAGAGAACTCAATGCAATCTGCTTTCAATTTATCCGCTGGATACATGATCTCAAATCCACCAATGGTCATACCCTCAGTTGCAAATGTCCCGACTTCAGAACCCACATTTGGTTTTGAACCATCGGTTCAAGCTCACTACAGACTCTTCAGTGTCCCCTCATCCTCTAAG GAACTCTTCAGTGACGGTGAACCACAATCAAAAGTAGATACCATTCGGACAGGGAAAAACTCTTCATCGGATGTTGATGTATGA
- the LOC126633079 gene encoding transcription factor SPATULA-like isoform X1, with translation MADLYGSAPDSEEISNIISELLHGHGSSASSASSSMPFKPTYMHLLHSSVPLPLQAATQSEFLIPEARHEDHGRFAQLVDRSGTDQRVVGGNSNSAGVLESSSGFYFSDSGGYFTAEVKEGMGPDGRRISSENDLGDFSCDSEKGLEEAPDVQLNSAPPRSSSKRSRAADVHNMSEKRRRSRINEKMKALLNLIPNSNKTDKASMLDEAIEYLKQLQLQVQMLTMRNGLSLHPMCLPGAMQPMQLPHMGLSFEEGSNKFPKSSKGINPFYGSGENSMQSAFNLSAGYMISNPPMVIPSVANVPTSEPTFGFEPSVQAHYRLFSVPSSSKELFSDGEPQSKVDTIRTGKNSSSDVDV, from the exons ATGGCGGATCTGTACGGATCAGCGCCGGACTCGGAAGAAATCTCGAACATTATCAGCGAGCTCCTCCACGGTCACGGCTCCTCCGCTTCCTCAGCCTCTTCTAGCATGCCCTTTAAGCCCACTTACATGCACCTGCTGCATTCGTCAGTGCCGCTGCCACTCCAGGCGGCGACGCAGTCCGAGTTCTTGATTCCGGAGGCCAGGCATGAGGATCATGGCCGGTTTGCTCAATTGGTGGACCGGTCTGGCACGGACCAGCGAGTAGTGGGAGGAAATTCGAACTCTGCTGGTGTGTTGGAGTCGTCGTCCGGGTTCTACTTCTCCGATTCCGGTGGCTActtcacggcggaggtgaaagaAGGTATGGGGCCTGATGGGAGGAGGATTTCGTCTGAGAATGATCTCGGCGACTTTAGCTGTGACAGTGAG AAGGGTCTGGAGGAGGCGCCGGACGTGCAATTGAACTCAGCGCCTCCGCGGAGTTCATCGAAGAGGAGCAGAGCTGCCGATGTCCATAATATGTCGGAAAAG AGGAGGAGGAGTAGGATTAACGAAAAGATGAAAGCTTTGCTGAACCTGATTCCGAATTCTAACAAG ACGGATAAGGCTTCGATGCTGGATGAAGCAATCGAGTATTTGAAGCAGCTCCAGCTTCAAGTACAG ATGTTAACGATGAGAAATGGATTGAGTTTGCATCCAATGTGCTTACCAGGAGCCATGCAGCCTATGCAGTTGCCTCATATGGGATTAAGCTTTGAAGAAGGAAGTAATAAATTCCCAAAATCCAGCAAAGGAATAAACCCTTTTTACGGAAGTGGAGAGAACTCAATGCAATCTGCTTTCAATTTATCCGCTGGATACATGATCTCAAATCCACCAATGGTCATACCCTCAGTTGCAAATGTCCCGACTTCAGAACCCACATTTGGTTTTGAACCATCGGTTCAAGCTCACTACAGACTCTTCAGTGTCCCCTCATCCTCTAAG GAACTCTTCAGTGACGGTGAACCACAATCAAAAGTAGATACCATTCGGACAGGGAAAAACTCTTCATCGGATGTTGATGTATGA